A part of uncultured Fibrobacter sp. genomic DNA contains:
- the glyA gene encoding serine hydroxymethyltransferase, whose protein sequence is MLKSTLQQTDPEIYNIIQEEAERQEYGIELIASENYTSKAVMEAMGSVLTNKYSEGYVGKRYYGGNEVIDKMEALAIERCKKLFGCDHVNIQPLSGSPANAAVYFAVLKPGDKVLGLKLDHGGHLSHGHPVNFSGMLYNFVQYEVDKETGRIDMDKVREIALREKPKMILAGFSAYSRNLDWKRFKEIADEVGALTMADISHVAGLIAGKAIDSPVPYFDIVTTTTHKTLRGPRSAIIMCKDRTIQKMVKGELKEVSLAKEIDKGVFPGMQGGPHDHINAGKAVAFLEALQPEFQTYAKNVIKNAQAMSDEMQKLGYRVISGGTDNHLIVVDMTSQGVSGKEAEVAMEKVGISCSRSTIPFDPRKPMDPSGVRLGTPAITTRGFDEEDTREVARIIDRAIKAKDDDAALKKIREEIVALCKKHPLYK, encoded by the coding sequence ATGCTCAAATCTACACTGCAACAGACCGATCCGGAAATCTACAACATCATCCAGGAAGAAGCCGAACGCCAGGAATATGGCATCGAACTCATCGCTTCCGAAAACTACACCTCCAAGGCCGTCATGGAAGCCATGGGCTCCGTGCTGACCAACAAGTACAGCGAAGGCTACGTGGGCAAGCGCTACTACGGTGGTAACGAAGTGATCGACAAGATGGAAGCTTTGGCCATCGAACGTTGCAAGAAGCTCTTTGGTTGTGACCACGTGAACATCCAGCCGCTGTCCGGTTCTCCGGCCAACGCTGCCGTGTACTTCGCCGTCCTCAAACCGGGCGACAAGGTCCTCGGCCTCAAGCTCGACCACGGTGGACACCTTTCTCACGGCCATCCGGTGAACTTCTCCGGCATGCTCTACAACTTCGTGCAGTACGAAGTCGATAAGGAAACTGGTCGCATCGACATGGACAAGGTCCGCGAAATCGCCCTCCGCGAAAAGCCGAAGATGATCCTCGCCGGTTTCTCTGCCTACAGCCGTAACCTCGACTGGAAGCGCTTCAAGGAAATCGCTGACGAAGTCGGCGCCCTTACCATGGCTGACATTTCTCACGTCGCTGGCCTCATCGCCGGTAAGGCAATCGATTCTCCGGTGCCGTACTTCGACATCGTGACCACCACGACCCACAAGACTCTCCGTGGCCCGCGTTCCGCTATCATCATGTGCAAGGACCGCACCATCCAGAAGATGGTGAAGGGTGAACTCAAGGAAGTCTCCCTCGCTAAGGAAATCGACAAGGGCGTGTTCCCGGGCATGCAGGGTGGTCCGCATGACCACATCAACGCCGGTAAGGCCGTTGCATTCCTCGAAGCTCTGCAGCCGGAATTCCAGACCTACGCCAAGAATGTTATCAAGAACGCTCAGGCTATGTCCGATGAAATGCAGAAGCTCGGTTACAGGGTTATTAGTGGCGGTACCGACAACCACCTCATCGTTGTCGATATGACTTCTCAGGGTGTTTCCGGTAAGGAAGCCGAAGTGGCCATGGAAAAGGTCGGCATATCCTGCAGCCGTTCTACGATTCCGTTTGATCCGCGCAAGCCGATGGACCCGTCCGGTGTCCGTCTCGGTACGCCTGCTATCACGACTCGTGGCTTCGACGAAGAAGACACTCGCGAAGTGGCCCGCATCATCGACCGCGCTATCAAGGCTAAGGACGACGATGCTGCTCTCAAGAAGATCCGCGAAGAAATCGTGGCTCTCTGCAAGAAGCATCCCTTGTATAAGTAA
- a CDS encoding TlpA disulfide reductase family protein yields the protein MNFVSKILGIAAIAAVAPFAQLAPEPQMADVKLMQDTTTNQPMKMDFSKPLSGISDPGILFSQFANRPLLIYYFSPKCPHCQRHISEIQDLVKEYEPKGLTGIAIGLGGGIKKNDIRLFIDQFHVAIPVFQDSDYKFGPAYGTGYIPVVYVVQKDGTFYRYETLNEANMNHMRATLNKMFK from the coding sequence ATGAATTTCGTTTCTAAAATTTTAGGTATTGCCGCCATTGCAGCGGTTGCGCCTTTTGCGCAGCTTGCTCCGGAACCCCAGATGGCCGATGTGAAGTTGATGCAGGATACCACCACCAACCAGCCCATGAAGATGGACTTTTCGAAGCCGCTTTCGGGCATTAGCGATCCGGGAATTCTGTTCAGCCAGTTTGCAAATAGGCCTCTCTTGATTTATTACTTCAGCCCCAAGTGCCCGCACTGCCAGCGCCACATTTCCGAGATCCAGGATCTGGTCAAGGAATACGAACCCAAGGGCTTAACCGGCATCGCCATCGGCCTCGGCGGCGGCATCAAGAAAAACGATATCCGCCTGTTTATCGACCAGTTCCACGTAGCGATTCCCGTATTCCAGGATAGCGACTACAAGTTCGGTCCCGCTTACGGCACAGGCTACATTCCGGTCGTATACGTAGTGCAGAAAGACGGAACCTTCTACCGCTACGAAACTTTGAACGAAGCCAACATGAACCACATGCGCGCAACGCTCAACAAGATGTTTAAATAG